From Kineosporia succinea, the proteins below share one genomic window:
- a CDS encoding carbohydrate ABC transporter permease yields MRNRAVAAHLFLGAVLLLSLAPVVWAVVSAFKPAAEIVADPLGLDPATLTLENYRRVFDDVPLLSGFLNTAVVLVSKGTLTLLLAPLAAFGFAKYRFPGRGLLFGTVLVTLMLPTIVLIIPLLLQMKELGWVNTYQALILPGAVDAFAIFWMRQVIAEIPDELLDAARIDGCGEFGIFARVIMPLIRPALAGLGVLTVMNIYNDFVWPVVVANSERMATLQVVLSTLAQNITGNRIGADYATVTGELLAATSIALLPLVAVFVALQRHFVSGILAGSVKG; encoded by the coding sequence ATGCGCAACCGCGCTGTCGCAGCCCATCTCTTCCTGGGTGCCGTGCTCCTGCTCTCCCTGGCCCCGGTGGTCTGGGCCGTCGTCTCGGCGTTCAAGCCCGCCGCCGAGATCGTCGCCGACCCGCTCGGCCTCGACCCGGCCACCCTCACCCTCGAGAACTACCGGAGGGTGTTCGACGACGTCCCGCTCCTGAGCGGATTCCTCAACACCGCGGTCGTTCTCGTCAGCAAGGGCACCCTGACCCTGCTGCTGGCCCCCCTGGCCGCGTTCGGATTCGCGAAATACCGCTTCCCGGGCCGGGGGCTGCTGTTCGGCACGGTGCTCGTCACCCTGATGCTGCCCACCATCGTGCTGATCATCCCGCTGCTGCTGCAGATGAAGGAGCTCGGCTGGGTCAACACCTACCAGGCCCTGATCCTGCCCGGGGCCGTCGACGCGTTCGCCATCTTCTGGATGCGCCAGGTCATCGCCGAGATCCCCGACGAGCTGCTCGACGCCGCCCGCATCGACGGCTGCGGTGAGTTCGGCATCTTCGCCCGGGTGATCATGCCCCTGATCCGCCCGGCCCTGGCCGGTCTGGGCGTCCTCACGGTCATGAACATCTACAACGACTTCGTCTGGCCCGTCGTGGTGGCCAACAGCGAGCGCATGGCCACCCTGCAGGTCGTCCTGTCCACGCTGGCCCAGAACATCACCGGCAACCGGATCGGCGCCGACTACGCCACCGTCACCGGAGAACTGCTGGCCGCCACGTCCATCGCCCTGCTCCCCCTCGTCGCCGTCTTCGTGGCGCTGCAACGGCATTTCGTCTCCGGAATCCTGGCCGGCAGCGTCAAGGGCTGA
- a CDS encoding glycoside hydrolase family 2 protein: MTSPLDVLPQTPPAGPRPEYPRPDRDRSHRWLSLNGTWDLETEDDVVPVVVPFAWETSASGVGRTWLERATYRRRVSVPAGWTGCRVVLCFGAVHHEAQVLLDGHEVARHEGGYTSFEIDVTDHLAPGSEAGLEVRVHAPADKRSIPHGKQRSIPRTDYDGVCFTPTSGIWQSVWLEGRGSTYVEHAGLEGDSLTGFDLTGRLAGPDVTGTRITARVVSGSSSFEHISLVCDDEGRFHGRLEIADARVWSPADPHLYGIELVTDGEVPDVLTLTSGLRRIQALGEELWLNGSRLYVRGVLDQGYWPLTGLTAPDDAALVRDLEIARDLGYNLVRKHLKLEDPRWLHHADRMGMLVWAEPPAASRFSAGAVRAFENQLPALVERDGNHPSIVVWGLYNEEWGLDWDIPHSPDRARAARQAYEAMRALDETRPIVENSGWSHVLTDLVDWHYYDEDLGSWARTLAQLASGEREDFPVRLGADFVVDKPLYGNADHPRHRIPLLNSEYGTGYTSLERAWNLRWQTQELRRHDRFAGYVYTELTDIEHEMAGLLDYDRRAKDLGGLDPSDVNAETVLVVDLVPAAAGADIPLPTADLELAVHVSHHGATSLTGRLNAAWAPANHPANRGLPSPEVTTDVLTAVPFTLTAASTLAVRAPLGKTAARLWIWLTDSDNRGTARTFVDAAPVEEPNRRGARTTPTDHPDTDAG, from the coding sequence ATGACTTCCCCGCTCGACGTCCTCCCCCAGACCCCGCCCGCCGGGCCGCGTCCCGAATACCCCCGCCCCGACCGCGATCGATCCCACCGCTGGCTCTCGCTGAACGGCACCTGGGACCTCGAGACGGAGGACGACGTGGTCCCGGTCGTCGTCCCGTTCGCCTGGGAGACCAGCGCCTCGGGCGTCGGGCGCACGTGGCTGGAACGGGCGACCTACCGGCGGCGTGTCAGCGTCCCGGCCGGCTGGACCGGATGCCGCGTCGTGCTGTGCTTCGGCGCGGTGCACCACGAGGCGCAGGTGCTGCTCGACGGGCACGAGGTGGCTCGGCACGAGGGCGGTTACACGTCCTTCGAGATCGACGTCACCGACCACCTCGCGCCCGGCTCCGAGGCCGGGCTCGAGGTGCGGGTGCACGCCCCGGCCGACAAGCGCTCGATCCCGCACGGCAAGCAGCGCTCCATCCCCCGCACCGACTACGACGGTGTGTGTTTCACACCCACCTCGGGCATCTGGCAGAGTGTCTGGCTGGAGGGACGCGGCAGCACCTACGTCGAGCACGCCGGGCTGGAGGGCGACTCGCTCACCGGATTCGACCTCACCGGGCGCCTGGCCGGACCGGACGTCACCGGCACCCGGATCACGGCCCGGGTGGTCTCCGGATCCAGCTCCTTCGAGCACATCTCGCTGGTCTGTGACGACGAGGGACGCTTTCACGGACGCCTCGAGATCGCGGACGCGCGCGTGTGGTCGCCGGCCGATCCTCATCTGTACGGGATCGAGCTGGTCACCGACGGCGAGGTTCCGGACGTCCTGACGCTCACCTCCGGGCTGCGGCGCATCCAGGCGCTCGGGGAAGAGCTGTGGCTCAACGGTTCCCGGCTGTACGTGCGGGGTGTGCTCGACCAGGGCTACTGGCCGCTGACCGGGCTGACCGCTCCCGACGACGCGGCGCTCGTGCGTGACCTGGAGATCGCCCGCGATCTCGGCTACAACCTCGTGCGCAAGCACCTCAAGCTCGAGGACCCGCGCTGGCTGCACCACGCCGACCGGATGGGCATGCTGGTCTGGGCCGAGCCGCCGGCCGCCAGCCGGTTCAGCGCCGGGGCGGTGCGGGCGTTCGAGAACCAGCTGCCGGCCCTGGTCGAGCGCGACGGCAACCACCCCAGCATCGTGGTCTGGGGCCTCTACAACGAGGAATGGGGCCTGGACTGGGACATCCCGCACAGCCCGGACCGCGCCCGCGCCGCCCGGCAGGCCTACGAGGCGATGCGGGCCCTGGACGAGACCCGGCCGATCGTCGAGAACTCCGGCTGGTCGCACGTTCTCACCGACCTGGTGGACTGGCACTACTACGACGAGGACCTGGGCAGCTGGGCCCGCACCCTCGCCCAGCTGGCCTCCGGGGAACGCGAGGACTTCCCGGTGCGGCTGGGCGCCGACTTCGTGGTGGACAAGCCGCTGTACGGCAACGCCGACCATCCCCGGCACCGGATCCCGCTGCTGAACAGTGAGTACGGCACCGGGTACACCAGTCTCGAGCGGGCCTGGAACCTGCGCTGGCAGACCCAGGAGCTGCGGCGTCACGACCGGTTCGCCGGGTACGTCTACACCGAGCTGACCGACATCGAGCACGAGATGGCCGGGCTGCTCGACTACGACCGCCGCGCCAAGGATCTGGGTGGCCTCGACCCGAGCGACGTGAACGCCGAGACCGTGCTGGTCGTGGACCTGGTGCCGGCCGCCGCGGGAGCCGACATCCCGCTGCCGACGGCCGATCTCGAGCTCGCCGTGCACGTCTCGCACCACGGTGCGACGTCGCTGACCGGGCGCCTGAACGCGGCCTGGGCGCCCGCCAACCACCCGGCGAACCGCGGCCTGCCCTCGCCCGAGGTGACCACCGACGTCCTGACCGCCGTCCCGTTCACGCTCACCGCCGCGTCCACCCTTGCCGTGCGAGCCCCTCTCGGCAAGACCGCCGCCCGGCTGTGGATCTGGCTGACGGACAGCGACAACCGGGGGACCGCACGGACGTTCGTGGACGCCGCCCCGGTCGAGGAACCCAATCGACGAGGTGCGCGCACCACCCCCACAGACCACCCGGACACGGATGCCGGGTAG
- a CDS encoding sialidase family protein, with the protein MRNQRRSRHWKRALALPAVLALAWTALAGVVTAQTAEAATPGQVLYSPNLSTFPAGTAGYPRAIRLDHDNSSNQTMLATFAQSGQNEPGNLPVYRSTNGGDSWGKISTVTSNTAGWDIEAPTLFEVPRNITGLSAGDVLAAGTAWKVGDYTQQKVEVFRSTNGGASWSFLSNCTSTSGLPNSWGHGIWEPAFLVADDNSLACFISDERPANSATNNQVIGHYTSTNGGASWSSALTADVSFPNDSLARPGMQTFAELPNGTFVMSYEMCRDATNADHACEVYVKTSADGLSWGAAGSAGTLVQTADARQLLHTPHISWISGGGSNGTLLLSGQRVVAGPTGNKTVLAESGTVLFTNRNLGAGEWTEASTPVTVDPTGGYGTGVPSCPGYSTPALPREDGTTYVYFAATWRGQNNQCEVRFGTGRIPGPTGAIRTTDGKCLDVDTNTAANGNAAQVYTCGVATGQRWSIESDGTIRAFGKCLDVDAQGTANFTKVQLWECNGSGAQQWARSTAGALRNPQSGRCLDIPSGNTADGTRLQIYDCNGLSSQAWTTA; encoded by the coding sequence ATGCGCAACCAAAGGCGGTCGCGTCACTGGAAACGAGCACTTGCGCTGCCGGCCGTGCTGGCCCTGGCCTGGACCGCACTGGCCGGGGTGGTCACAGCGCAGACCGCGGAGGCGGCCACGCCCGGGCAGGTGCTGTACTCCCCGAACCTGTCCACCTTCCCCGCCGGAACGGCCGGGTACCCGCGGGCGATCCGGCTCGACCACGACAACTCCAGCAATCAGACCATGCTGGCGACGTTCGCGCAGAGTGGCCAGAACGAGCCGGGCAACCTGCCGGTCTACCGGAGCACGAACGGCGGTGACAGCTGGGGCAAGATCTCCACGGTCACGTCGAACACGGCCGGGTGGGACATCGAGGCCCCGACCCTGTTCGAGGTCCCCCGGAACATCACCGGCCTGAGCGCCGGCGACGTCCTGGCGGCCGGAACGGCCTGGAAGGTCGGGGATTACACGCAGCAGAAGGTCGAGGTGTTCCGCAGCACCAACGGCGGGGCGAGCTGGTCGTTCCTGTCGAACTGCACCTCGACGAGCGGCCTGCCCAACAGCTGGGGCCACGGCATCTGGGAGCCGGCGTTCCTGGTGGCCGACGACAACTCGCTGGCGTGCTTCATCTCCGACGAGCGCCCGGCCAACTCGGCGACGAACAACCAGGTGATCGGGCACTACACGTCGACGAACGGCGGGGCGAGCTGGAGTTCGGCCCTGACCGCGGACGTGAGCTTCCCGAACGACAGCCTGGCGCGGCCGGGCATGCAGACGTTCGCGGAGCTGCCCAACGGCACGTTCGTCATGTCGTACGAGATGTGCCGGGACGCGACGAACGCCGACCACGCCTGCGAGGTGTACGTCAAGACCAGTGCGGACGGCCTGAGCTGGGGGGCCGCGGGTTCGGCGGGCACGCTGGTGCAGACGGCCGACGCCCGGCAGCTGCTGCACACGCCGCACATCTCGTGGATCTCCGGCGGAGGCTCCAACGGCACGTTGCTGCTGTCGGGGCAGCGGGTCGTCGCCGGGCCGACGGGCAACAAGACGGTGCTGGCCGAGTCGGGCACCGTGCTCTTCACCAACCGGAACCTCGGGGCCGGTGAGTGGACCGAGGCGAGCACGCCGGTGACCGTCGACCCGACGGGCGGCTACGGCACCGGTGTCCCGTCCTGCCCGGGCTACTCGACGCCGGCGCTGCCCCGCGAGGACGGCACCACGTACGTGTACTTCGCGGCCACCTGGCGCGGCCAGAACAACCAGTGCGAGGTCCGTTTCGGCACCGGGCGGATCCCGGGCCCGACCGGCGCGATCAGGACCACCGACGGCAAGTGCCTGGACGTGGACACCAACACGGCGGCGAACGGCAACGCGGCCCAGGTGTACACGTGCGGGGTCGCGACCGGTCAGCGCTGGTCGATCGAGAGCGACGGCACGATCCGGGCGTTCGGCAAGTGCCTCGACGTGGACGCCCAGGGCACGGCCAACTTCACCAAGGTCCAGCTGTGGGAGTGCAACGGCTCCGGCGCCCAGCAGTGGGCCAGGTCGACGGCGGGCGCGCTGCGCAACCCGCAGTCGGGGCGGTGCCTGGACATCCCGTCGGGCAACACCGCCGACGGCACGAGGCTGCAGATCTACGACTGCAACGGGCTGAGCTCGCAGGCCTGGACGACCGCGTAG
- a CDS encoding response regulator: MTIGVMLVDDQQFLRLGLRMVLEPEPGIEVLGEADDGTTALPMAAALKPDVVLMDVRMPTMDGITATERILAGAPRARVIILTTFDLDEYVFAGLRAGASGFLLKDAPPDVLLAAIRTVHGGDAVLAPTVTRRLLERFGSVMPGTQGAQRREEVLNCLTERERDVFLIMAAGRSNQEIAAQLFLSEGTVKVHVGHVLAKLGLRDRVQAVVLAYETGVVVPGAHELSTREQNG; the protein is encoded by the coding sequence GTGACGATCGGTGTGATGCTGGTCGACGACCAGCAGTTCCTGCGGCTCGGCCTGCGGATGGTTCTCGAACCGGAGCCCGGCATCGAGGTGCTGGGGGAGGCCGATGACGGCACGACCGCGCTGCCGATGGCCGCCGCCCTGAAGCCCGACGTGGTGCTGATGGACGTGCGGATGCCCACGATGGACGGGATCACCGCCACCGAGCGCATTCTCGCCGGCGCCCCCCGGGCCCGGGTCATCATCCTGACCACGTTCGACCTCGACGAGTACGTCTTCGCCGGGCTGCGCGCCGGGGCCAGCGGTTTCCTGCTCAAGGACGCGCCACCCGACGTCCTGCTCGCCGCCATCCGCACCGTGCACGGCGGCGACGCGGTGCTCGCCCCGACCGTGACCCGCCGCCTGCTGGAACGTTTCGGGTCCGTCATGCCGGGCACCCAGGGGGCGCAGCGCCGCGAGGAGGTACTGAACTGCCTGACCGAGCGCGAGCGTGACGTCTTCCTGATCATGGCCGCCGGCCGTTCCAACCAGGAGATCGCGGCGCAGCTCTTCCTGTCCGAGGGCACGGTCAAGGTCCACGTCGGGCACGTCCTGGCCAAACTCGGCCTGCGTGACCGGGTGCAGGCCGTGGTGCTGGCCTACGAGACCGGTGTCGTCGTGCCCGGAGCCCACGAGCTGAGCACCCGCGAGCAGAACGGGTGA
- a CDS encoding sensor histidine kinase has product MKGFFRPVTPLRGRPVRSWALDGALAAVVALAGLERPDGPTALAAALFFVLMLLRRIWVLPVNLAMLVLTVVVWSAHANNVLLHIAVVTIAVHTVTVLCSLRAACVALALSLVLPLIFAAGAMSSLNSVMQKILIFVGLAAPQTLAFALGLYRQTRDRHQEALNERNRHLEVEREQRDQLAAADERARIAREMHDLIAHHLTVVVALSEGLARSGEITSERSRQAVTTTVTMARSALEETRRLLGTMPASPERQPVPDLRSLDGLVSQVRATGLPVTLEVEGDPPGELASSGLQLTVYRLVQEALTNSMKHAQGATRTVVRLGYRPEAIEILIEDDGRGGSGVESADGRGRGILGMRQRVQSFGGTLEAGPASRGGWRVSAGFPLTGAANDEVAR; this is encoded by the coding sequence GTGAAGGGTTTCTTCCGGCCGGTGACCCCGCTGCGGGGCCGTCCCGTCCGCTCCTGGGCTCTGGACGGCGCGCTCGCGGCCGTCGTCGCGCTGGCCGGTCTGGAGCGCCCCGACGGGCCCACCGCCCTGGCCGCGGCCCTGTTCTTCGTGCTGATGCTGCTGCGGCGCATCTGGGTGCTGCCGGTCAACCTCGCCATGCTGGTGCTGACCGTGGTGGTCTGGAGCGCCCACGCGAACAACGTCCTGCTGCACATCGCGGTCGTGACGATCGCGGTGCACACGGTCACGGTGCTCTGCTCCCTGCGCGCGGCCTGCGTCGCGCTCGCCCTGTCCCTGGTGCTGCCGCTGATCTTCGCGGCCGGTGCGATGTCGTCGCTGAACTCGGTGATGCAGAAGATCCTGATCTTCGTCGGTCTCGCCGCCCCGCAGACCCTGGCCTTCGCTCTCGGCCTGTACCGCCAGACTCGCGACCGGCACCAGGAGGCGCTGAACGAGCGCAACCGCCACCTCGAGGTCGAACGCGAGCAACGCGACCAGCTCGCCGCCGCCGACGAGCGCGCCCGCATCGCCCGCGAGATGCACGACCTGATCGCCCACCACCTGACCGTGGTGGTCGCGCTCAGCGAGGGCCTGGCCCGCAGCGGCGAGATCACCAGCGAACGGTCCCGCCAGGCCGTCACCACCACCGTCACCATGGCCCGCTCCGCCCTCGAGGAGACCCGGCGGCTGCTCGGCACCATGCCCGCCTCCCCGGAGCGGCAGCCGGTGCCCGACCTGCGCTCGCTCGACGGTCTGGTCAGCCAGGTCCGGGCGACCGGCCTGCCGGTGACGCTCGAGGTCGAGGGTGATCCGCCGGGCGAACTGGCCTCCAGCGGTCTGCAGCTCACCGTGTACCGCCTGGTGCAGGAGGCCCTGACCAACTCGATGAAGCACGCGCAGGGCGCCACGAGAACCGTGGTCCGGCTGGGCTACCGGCCGGAGGCCATCGAGATCCTGATCGAGGACGACGGACGCGGCGGTTCCGGGGTGGAGTCGGCGGACGGGCGCGGACGCGGCATCCTGGGGATGCGCCAGCGGGTGCAGTCCTTCGGGGGCACGCTCGAGGCCGGCCCGGCCTCGCGCGGCGGATGGCGGGTCAGCGCGGGCTTCCCCCTGACCGGCGCGGCGAACGACGAGGTGGCCCGGTGA
- a CDS encoding PLD nuclease N-terminal domain-containing protein — protein MTSVTAQLVLASRSGDVPSHPGHWLLSAVLIGVLLALVVLFVVVVGSILNSALPPGRKIVWLLFVFCFPVLAWFAWYLIGRPDARRRGPGTAY, from the coding sequence ATGACTTCCGTTACTGCGCAGCTCGTTCTGGCCTCCAGGTCGGGTGACGTTCCGTCGCACCCCGGCCACTGGCTGTTGTCGGCCGTGCTCATCGGCGTGCTGCTGGCCCTGGTGGTGCTGTTCGTCGTCGTGGTCGGCTCGATCCTCAACTCCGCGCTCCCGCCGGGCCGGAAGATCGTCTGGCTGCTCTTCGTGTTCTGCTTCCCGGTGCTGGCCTGGTTTGCTTGGTACCTGATCGGGCGTCCGGACGCGCGCAGGCGCGGTCCGGGAACGGCCTACTGA
- a CDS encoding MFS transporter — translation MHLGYGLGSVVTGTFGTVPGLMLLPYLTDSLGVSAVTAAVLVFTPKVWDVVLNPLAGRISDRSGDPRGPRRPFLLRGGIPLAAGFALLFAAPPLGSPALQAAWVFGLYLVCATAYAFFQVPYMSMPAEITRSYHERTRLMSWRVGVLAFVILLTGALAPAVRDAFGGLDGYRVMGALVGVLLLIGVVSTYLATGTAPVGPVAPAAGRLREQVAVAVRTPDFRFLLLTFVLQALASSTMLAAVAYVSRWVLDDDAAASVLFVCFIGPALLLTPVWAMLGRRFGKLRGYVAASLVWVVASGALLGAGSGSAALVYAAAGLAGIGYAGMQLFPMAMFPDVTAAETARTGQNRSGLFTGIWTAGETLGLALGPGLYGLVLACGGYRSSDAGSGLQTQPDSALTAIVIGFSLVPSLLVLASLIPLRKFGSVPARG, via the coding sequence GTGCACCTGGGCTACGGCCTCGGCTCGGTCGTCACGGGGACGTTCGGCACCGTGCCCGGCCTGATGCTGCTGCCCTATCTGACGGACTCCCTCGGTGTCTCCGCGGTGACCGCCGCCGTCCTGGTGTTCACCCCGAAGGTCTGGGACGTCGTCCTCAATCCGCTGGCCGGGCGCATCAGCGATCGCTCGGGCGACCCCCGCGGCCCCCGGCGCCCGTTCCTGCTGCGCGGCGGCATCCCCCTGGCGGCCGGCTTCGCCCTGCTGTTCGCCGCACCGCCGCTCGGTTCCCCGGCCCTGCAGGCGGCGTGGGTCTTCGGGCTGTACCTGGTGTGCGCGACGGCGTACGCGTTCTTCCAGGTGCCGTACATGTCGATGCCGGCCGAGATCACCCGCTCGTACCACGAGCGCACCCGCCTGATGAGCTGGCGGGTGGGGGTTCTCGCGTTCGTCATCCTGCTCACCGGCGCGCTGGCCCCGGCGGTGCGGGACGCGTTCGGCGGGCTCGACGGCTACCGGGTGATGGGGGCACTGGTCGGGGTCCTGCTCCTGATCGGGGTCGTCAGCACCTATCTCGCCACCGGTACGGCCCCCGTCGGCCCGGTGGCCCCGGCCGCCGGGAGGCTGCGCGAGCAGGTGGCCGTCGCGGTGAGGACGCCTGACTTCCGTTTCCTCCTGCTCACTTTCGTGCTGCAGGCGCTGGCCTCCAGCACGATGCTCGCGGCGGTCGCGTACGTCTCGCGCTGGGTGCTGGACGACGACGCGGCGGCCAGCGTCCTGTTCGTCTGCTTCATCGGCCCGGCCCTGCTGCTGACCCCGGTCTGGGCGATGCTCGGCCGGCGGTTCGGGAAACTGCGGGGGTACGTGGCGGCGTCACTGGTCTGGGTGGTCGCCTCGGGCGCGTTGCTGGGTGCCGGTTCCGGTTCGGCCGCGCTGGTCTACGCGGCGGCCGGGCTCGCGGGCATCGGGTACGCCGGCATGCAGCTGTTCCCGATGGCCATGTTCCCGGACGTGACGGCGGCCGAGACCGCCCGCACCGGGCAGAACCGCTCGGGACTGTTCACCGGGATCTGGACCGCGGGCGAAACCCTGGGCCTGGCCCTGGGCCCGGGGCTGTACGGGCTCGTGCTGGCCTGCGGCGGCTACCGTTCCAGCGACGCCGGCAGCGGGCTGCAGACCCAGCCCGACTCGGCGCTGACCGCCATCGTCATCGGGTTCTCGCTGGTGCCCAGCCTTCTCGTGCTGGCCAGCCTGATCCCCCTGCGAAAGTTCGGCTCGGTGCCGGCCCGCGGCTGA
- a CDS encoding sensor histidine kinase gives MPGSGLPQGLFGRLRAQMMLSLILGLTMVDAVAYVGVWSIQNREVAMTLNEASARIEALPRNLEPVRVGLLDALSPSDLYVAYIGQEERVLTASEPMSVADGPDASVVLGGLTPGEMTTHTSRAGTDFRVLLVPVGRDIRVQVDEGEVAVPVTAVLVGYPLTAKQQALRRLALVEIIGAVIVLALFFGLSRRFVASGLRPLREIAGTAEAIAGGRTTERVRLDENDPELRQVATALNDAFEAREQSENRMRDFVADASHELRTPLTAVRGWADLYRERGIQDWDGVDEAMRHIWQEAGRMEGLVEDMLTLARYDTAPPNGSGTVDLGGLLAEVVGETARLYPKHVYDLRPPAGSVQVRADPVALRRAVTNLLVNAGRHTPAGTTVRVSVVPTGEQAGDQAGEQPGEQPGGRAELRVEDDGPGLAPPDREVAFERFWRSDRSRSRAGGTGLGLAISRSVVRAAGGDLRLERASSGGLAAVMVLPTAPAA, from the coding sequence ATGCCCGGTTCCGGCCTGCCGCAGGGCCTTTTCGGCCGACTGCGCGCCCAGATGATGCTGTCGCTGATTCTGGGGCTCACCATGGTGGATGCGGTGGCGTACGTGGGCGTGTGGTCGATCCAGAACCGCGAGGTCGCCATGACGCTGAACGAGGCCTCGGCCCGGATCGAGGCCCTGCCCCGCAACCTGGAACCGGTGCGCGTGGGCCTGCTCGACGCCCTGTCGCCGTCCGACCTGTACGTGGCCTACATCGGGCAGGAGGAACGGGTCCTGACCGCCTCGGAACCGATGTCGGTCGCGGACGGTCCCGACGCGTCCGTCGTTCTGGGCGGCCTGACCCCGGGGGAGATGACGACCCACACGAGCCGGGCCGGCACCGATTTCCGGGTGCTGCTGGTGCCCGTCGGGCGGGACATCCGGGTGCAGGTGGACGAGGGAGAGGTCGCCGTGCCGGTCACGGCCGTGCTCGTCGGGTACCCACTGACCGCGAAACAGCAGGCCCTGCGGCGTCTGGCGCTCGTCGAGATCATCGGTGCCGTGATCGTTCTCGCGCTGTTCTTCGGGCTGTCCCGCCGGTTCGTGGCCTCCGGTCTGCGGCCGCTGCGCGAGATCGCCGGCACCGCCGAGGCGATCGCCGGAGGGCGCACGACCGAACGCGTCCGCCTCGACGAGAACGACCCGGAACTGCGGCAGGTCGCGACCGCGCTGAACGACGCGTTCGAGGCCCGGGAGCAGAGCGAGAACCGGATGCGCGACTTCGTCGCCGACGCCTCGCACGAGCTGCGCACCCCGCTGACCGCCGTGCGCGGCTGGGCCGACCTGTACCGCGAGCGCGGCATCCAGGACTGGGACGGGGTGGACGAGGCGATGCGGCACATCTGGCAGGAGGCCGGCCGCATGGAGGGCCTGGTGGAGGACATGCTGACCCTGGCCCGCTACGACACCGCGCCGCCGAACGGCTCCGGCACCGTCGATCTGGGCGGGCTGCTGGCCGAGGTAGTCGGCGAGACCGCGCGCCTGTATCCGAAACACGTCTACGACCTGCGCCCGCCGGCCGGGTCGGTCCAGGTGCGCGCCGATCCGGTCGCGCTGCGCCGGGCGGTGACGAACCTGCTGGTCAACGCCGGACGCCACACGCCCGCGGGCACGACGGTGCGGGTGTCCGTCGTCCCGACCGGTGAGCAGGCCGGTGACCAGGCCGGTGAGCAGCCCGGTGAGCAGCCCGGTGGGCGGGCCGAGCTTCGGGTCGAGGACGACGGACCGGGCCTGGCGCCGCCTGACCGGGAGGTGGCGTTCGAGCGGTTCTGGCGCAGCGACCGCTCCCGTTCGCGGGCGGGCGGCACCGGTCTGGGCCTGGCGATCAGCCGCTCGGTCGTGCGGGCGGCCGGTGGCGACCTGCGGCTCGAGCGGGCATCCAGCGGCGGGCTGGCCGCGGTGATGGTGCTGCCCACGGCTCCCGCGGCCTGA
- a CDS encoding response regulator transcription factor — translation MTRSVLVVEDEPSVLELLTRTLSFAGFTVHGASNVQTAREVAARTPTAVAVLDVMLPDGSGLDLAHELREENAGVGVLFLTARDSLEDRLTGFAFGADDYLVKPFSVAEVVARVIALHRRVSLAAPPAGSRPEPAAENVLVVDDVVMDEALYTVTRAGRPLDLSPTEYKLLRYLMVNVDVVVSKEQIVDSVWRYNYVGDVGVVEKFVSQLRRKLGGPSGSFIRTVRGFGYTVRSVPGDA, via the coding sequence GTGACGCGCTCGGTCCTGGTCGTGGAGGACGAGCCGTCGGTGCTCGAACTGCTCACCCGCACGCTGAGCTTCGCCGGGTTCACCGTGCACGGAGCCTCGAACGTGCAGACGGCCCGCGAGGTGGCGGCCCGTACGCCGACGGCGGTCGCGGTGCTCGACGTGATGCTGCCCGACGGTTCGGGCCTGGATCTCGCCCACGAGCTGCGCGAGGAGAACGCCGGTGTCGGCGTGCTGTTCCTGACCGCCCGCGACAGTCTCGAGGACCGGCTCACCGGCTTCGCCTTCGGTGCGGACGACTACCTGGTCAAGCCGTTCAGCGTCGCCGAGGTCGTGGCCCGGGTGATCGCGCTGCACCGGCGCGTCAGCCTGGCCGCCCCGCCGGCCGGGAGCCGGCCGGAGCCGGCCGCCGAGAACGTGCTCGTGGTGGACGATGTCGTGATGGACGAGGCGCTCTACACCGTCACCCGGGCCGGGCGGCCGCTGGACCTGTCACCGACCGAGTACAAGCTGCTGCGTTATCTCATGGTGAACGTGGACGTGGTGGTCTCGAAGGAGCAGATCGTGGACTCGGTCTGGCGTTACAACTACGTGGGCGACGTCGGCGTGGTGGAGAAGTTCGTCAGCCAGCTGCGGCGCAAGCTCGGTGGCCCGTCCGGCTCGTTCATCCGCACGGTGCGTGGTTTCGGGTACACGGTGCGCTCGGTCCCCGGGGACGCGTAG